In Paenibacillus larvae subsp. larvae, the following proteins share a genomic window:
- a CDS encoding DUF3048 domain-containing protein, whose translation MVNKWITLPAAVLCAGSLLLSACNDGSPVSVSSAQPAPTTAPVPAPTPKSEETALTAPLTGLPVKQKVDKRPMMVMINNQSQARPQSGLTHADVLYEVLAEAEITRLVALFQSNKADEPVGPVRSIRPYFIEIGKMYDAIPVHAGGSPDAYAMLQNENIQDIDEIANAGAYFWRESFRKAPHNLYTRLSKLDAGAAKLGYRQTLKSAASPVFAQVKETPSGEPAAKAEITFLLKNYTVSYKYEPSNGTYKRSINGEPHIDLNNKQQLDTKNVIILGAEHKVLDNEGRREVKLTGTGPAYVLQQDRLIKGEWQRSKENELFKLKKDGKEIPLLPGKSHYLIVPDNPSFESHVKITADQ comes from the coding sequence ATGGTCAACAAATGGATTACTCTGCCGGCAGCAGTTCTTTGTGCCGGTTCACTCCTGCTTTCAGCCTGTAATGACGGGAGCCCGGTATCTGTTTCTTCTGCTCAGCCTGCACCTACCACGGCTCCAGTACCGGCTCCGACACCGAAATCGGAAGAAACGGCTCTTACAGCTCCCCTTACCGGGCTTCCTGTTAAACAAAAAGTGGACAAACGTCCTATGATGGTGATGATCAATAACCAGTCCCAAGCAAGACCCCAGTCCGGGCTGACTCATGCGGATGTACTGTACGAAGTGCTGGCCGAAGCAGAGATCACCCGGCTTGTTGCCTTGTTCCAAAGTAATAAAGCCGATGAACCGGTCGGTCCTGTCCGCAGCATCCGCCCTTATTTTATTGAGATCGGGAAGATGTATGACGCCATTCCTGTTCACGCTGGCGGAAGCCCGGATGCCTATGCTATGCTTCAGAACGAAAACATCCAGGATATTGATGAGATTGCGAATGCAGGTGCCTACTTCTGGCGGGAAAGTTTCCGCAAAGCTCCCCACAATCTGTACACCAGACTTTCCAAACTGGATGCGGGAGCAGCCAAGCTCGGATACCGGCAGACTTTGAAATCGGCAGCATCCCCTGTTTTTGCTCAGGTTAAAGAAACTCCTTCCGGAGAGCCGGCTGCCAAGGCGGAGATTACCTTTTTGCTGAAAAATTATACGGTTTCTTACAAGTATGAACCCTCTAACGGTACTTACAAGCGGTCCATCAACGGAGAACCCCATATCGATCTAAACAACAAACAGCAGCTGGATACTAAAAACGTGATCATCCTGGGTGCGGAACACAAAGTGCTGGACAACGAAGGAAGACGGGAAGTAAAGTTAACCGGTACAGGTCCCGCATACGTCCTGCAGCAGGACAGGCTCATTAAAGGGGAATGGCAGCGCAGCAAGGAAAACGAGTTGTTCAAGCTTAAGAAGGACGGGAAAGAAATTCCTTTACTGCCGGGAAAAAGTCATTACCTGATCGTCCCGGATAATCCTTCCTTCGAATCTCATGTAAAGATTACAGCGGATCAATAA
- a CDS encoding sirohydrochlorin chelatase: MRQQGILVISHGFRSLKWVLLVDEAVRAVQVPPGVPIFSAFLEIVEGRTIQDGIKELERQGVTEIIAVPFFVSSGSTHLDEIGYALGIKAEPERPTDLVPFGREASVRITRPIDDDPQIAELLVERMGELSDEPEKEIVILVAHGSDEPGFEERWRQGMKLLAERVKKVGGFVVVDYALLLPEEVRKKVICWQRDCPDHAVLIAPLFLSEGYFTGTVIPERLEGLSYRYNGKALLPSPFLSRWIERQIEPFIDESEHFRSQI, translated from the coding sequence ATGAGGCAGCAGGGTATTCTGGTGATCAGCCATGGTTTCCGGAGCCTTAAATGGGTCCTCCTTGTGGACGAAGCGGTGCGGGCTGTTCAGGTACCGCCTGGAGTGCCGATTTTTTCGGCTTTTTTGGAAATAGTGGAAGGAAGAACCATACAGGATGGCATCAAAGAGCTGGAGAGACAGGGTGTGACGGAGATCATCGCTGTCCCTTTTTTCGTGTCTTCAGGAAGTACGCATCTGGATGAGATCGGCTATGCACTCGGTATCAAGGCAGAGCCGGAGAGACCAACGGACCTGGTACCTTTTGGACGAGAAGCTTCTGTTCGCATAACCCGGCCCATCGATGACGATCCCCAAATAGCAGAGCTTCTGGTCGAACGGATGGGTGAATTGTCCGATGAACCGGAAAAGGAGATTGTAATTCTGGTTGCTCACGGCAGTGATGAACCGGGCTTCGAAGAACGCTGGAGACAAGGAATGAAGCTTCTGGCGGAAAGGGTTAAGAAGGTCGGCGGCTTTGTCGTAGTTGACTATGCTCTTTTGCTTCCGGAAGAAGTTAGGAAGAAGGTAATCTGCTGGCAGCGTGACTGTCCGGATCATGCGGTGCTGATCGCGCCGCTTTTTTTGAGTGAAGGTTATTTCACAGGGACTGTGATTCCCGAAAGATTAGAGGGACTATCCTACCGGTATAACGGTAAAGCTCTACTGCCTAGCCCCTTCCTATCCCGCTGGATTGAGCGGCAAATTGAACCTTTTATAGACGAATCGGAACATTTTCGATCACAGATATAG
- a CDS encoding diacylglycerol kinase, with protein sequence MTKRARLIYNPTSGREEMKRRLAEVLRRLEEGGLETSTHATTGEGDATKAAAEAVDRGFDVVIAAGGDGTLYEVINGLCGKPERPPLGILPLGTTNDFARALGIPKNLEQACDIITEQFTRDIDVGKVNDRYYINIAAGGSFTELTYEVPSKLKTVLGQLAYYVKGLEKLPRLKPIHLDLRCEEITIQEDVMLFLITNSNSVGGFEKLAADASLNDGLFDVIVLKKCNLSEFIRIATLALRGDHLADPNIVYFQTRELEITSPDYVQLNLDGELGGTLPAVITNLQSHLKIFVDESGKSTYTKQLKQLGVRRRQ encoded by the coding sequence ATGACCAAAAGAGCAAGACTCATCTATAATCCAACCTCCGGCAGGGAGGAAATGAAACGAAGACTGGCCGAGGTACTGAGGCGCCTGGAAGAAGGAGGGCTGGAAACTTCCACACATGCCACAACCGGTGAAGGAGATGCCACAAAGGCTGCAGCAGAAGCAGTAGACCGCGGGTTTGATGTGGTGATCGCAGCCGGGGGAGACGGTACTCTTTATGAGGTAATCAACGGCTTATGCGGAAAACCTGAGCGGCCTCCGCTCGGCATTTTGCCGCTCGGGACAACGAACGATTTTGCCCGTGCCCTTGGAATTCCGAAGAATTTGGAGCAGGCTTGTGATATTATTACAGAACAGTTTACCAGAGACATTGATGTGGGTAAGGTGAATGACCGTTACTATATTAATATTGCAGCCGGCGGTTCTTTTACGGAACTGACCTATGAAGTCCCAAGCAAGCTGAAGACAGTGCTGGGGCAGCTCGCTTATTATGTGAAAGGGCTGGAAAAGCTGCCGCGTCTGAAGCCGATCCATCTGGACCTTCGTTGTGAAGAGATTACGATTCAGGAAGATGTCATGTTGTTCCTGATCACGAACAGCAACTCGGTAGGCGGATTCGAGAAGCTTGCGGCTGACGCCAGTCTAAACGATGGTCTGTTCGATGTGATTGTTCTGAAAAAATGCAACCTCTCAGAATTTATCCGCATTGCCACCCTGGCTCTGCGGGGCGATCATCTGGCGGACCCGAACATTGTCTACTTCCAGACCAGGGAGCTCGAGATCACATCGCCGGATTATGTGCAGCTCAACCTGGACGGTGAACTGGGCGGTACGCTTCCCGCCGTGATTACAAATCTTCAGTCTCATCTGAAAATTTTTGTCGATGAATCGGGTAAGTCCACATATACGAAACAACTAAAACAACTAGGAGTGCGTAGAAGACAATGA
- a CDS encoding YerC/YecD family TrpR-related protein encodes MQLKKLNDKAIDQLFEAILTLKNQEECYVFFDDLCTVNEIQSLSQRLEVARMLRKGCTYNQIEAETGASTATISRVKRNLNYGNDGYSMTLDRLGK; translated from the coding sequence ATGCAGCTGAAAAAGCTGAATGACAAGGCAATCGACCAGCTTTTTGAGGCCATTTTGACCTTGAAAAACCAGGAAGAATGTTATGTGTTTTTTGATGATTTATGTACAGTTAACGAGATTCAATCTCTATCCCAGAGGCTTGAAGTGGCTCGAATGCTGAGAAAAGGTTGTACGTATAATCAGATCGAAGCAGAAACGGGGGCTAGTACCGCTACAATCTCCCGTGTCAAACGCAACTTGAATTACGGTAATGACGGTTATTCCATGACGCTTGACCGGCTTGGAAAATAA